The following are encoded together in the Drosophila takahashii strain IR98-3 E-12201 chromosome X, DtakHiC1v2, whole genome shotgun sequence genome:
- the HDAC6 gene encoding histone deacetylase 6 isoform X7, protein MSPPIVTRRSAQQAKIQTRAMASKSKGAAGATAATAAGVIGGGGGSSAGGGSGGISAADPRKANKPSAALLEAKRRARNMLKNQSNVMQECVTDIFQNAVDCKGAVRKPTALIYDESMSQHCCLWDKEHYECPERFTRVLERCRELNLAERCLELPSRSATKEEILRLHTEEHFERLKQTSGIRDDERMEDLSSRYDSIYIHPSTFELSLLATGSTIELVDHLIAGKAQNGMAIIRPPGHHAMKAEFNGYCFFNNVALAAQHALDVHKLQRILIIDYDVHHGQGTQRFFYNDPRVVYFSIHRFEHGSFWPHLQESDYHAIGSGAGRGYNFNVPLNAIGMTNGDYLAIFQQLLLPVALEFQPELIIVSAGYDAALGCPEGEMEVTPACYPHLLNPLLRLADSRVAVVLEGGYCLDSLAEGAALTLRSLLGDPCPRLVEVLPLPRPELTQALLSCIAVHRTHWRCLQLQRTYDSKELLDQEKAQTDLHKLLRLWIGGPPPVDRYPTRDTAIPLPPEKLARNAARLQVLRTETKLSLPAVRVCYSYDAQMLLHCNLDDPGHPEQPSRVQHIHKMHEEYGLLARMKQLAPRAATTDEVCLAHTRSHVNSVRRLMGRDPEELHRVAAGYNSVYLHPRTFDCATLAAGAVLQAVDSVLRGESRHGICNVRPPGHHAEQDQPHGFCIFNNVAIAAQYAIRDFGLERVLIVDWDVHHGNGTQHIFEANPKVLYISLHRYEHGAFFPKGPDGNYDVVGKGAGRGFNVNIPWNKKGMGDLEYALAFQQLIMPIAYEFNPQLVLVSAGFDAAIGDPLGGCKVTPEGYGLLTHWLSALAGGRIVVCLEGGYNVNSISYAMTMCTKTLLGDPVPTPQLGAVALQKPPTVAHQSCVESLQSCLEIQRSHWRSLEFVGRRLPAGDCVGENNNEDFLTASLRQLNISNDDAPGAAGGAAGDRNACGDERPSGSKPKVKVKTLTEYLAENKEQ, encoded by the exons ATG AGCCCGCCCATCGTCACGCGACGGAGCGCGCAGCAGGCCAAGATTCAGACGCGGGCAATGGCCAGTAAGTCGAAGGGAGCGGCGGGAGCGACGGCGGCGACGGCGGCCGGGGTgatcggcggcggcggcggctcctctgccggcggcggcagcggcggtaTCAGTGCCGCCGATCCGCGAAAGGCGAACAAACCGAGCGCAGCGCTCTTGGAGGCGAAACGTCGAGCGCGGAACATGCTCAAGAACCAGAGCAACGTCATGCAGGAGTGCGTCACGGATATATTCCAGAAT GCTGTCGATTGCAAGGGCGCTGTGCGAAAGCCCACGGCCCTCATCTACGACGAGTCGATGAGCCAGCACTGCTGTTTGTGGGACAAGGAGCACTACGAGTGCCCCGAGCGCTTCACACGCGTCCTGGAGCG CTGCCGCGAACTGAATCTGGCGGAGCGCTGCTTGGAGTTGCCCTCGCGATCGGCCACCAAGGAGGAGATTCTGCGGCTGCACACGGAGGAGCACTTTGAGCGCCTGAAGCAGACCTCGGGGATTCGTGATGACGAGCGCATGGAGGACCTGAGCTCCCGCTACGATTCAATCTACATTCATCCG TCCACATTCGAGCTTTCCCTGCTGGCCACCGGATCCACCATCGAGTTGGTGGACCATCTGATCGCTGGAAAGGCCCAGAATGGCATGGCCATCATCCGGCCGCCGGGTCATCATGCCATGAAGGCCGAGTTCAATGGCTATTGCTTCTTCAACAACGTGGCCCTGGCCGCCCAGCACGCCCTGGATGTCCACAAGCTGCAGCGCATCCTGATCATCGACTACGACGTCCATCATGGACAGGGAACGCAGAGGTTCTTCTACAACGATCCCAG GGTGGTCTACTTCTCGATCCATCGCTTCGAGCACGGCAGCTTCTGGCCGCACCTGCAGGAGTCGGATTACCATGCCATCGGATCGGGAGCGGGCAGGGGCTACAACTTCAATGTGCCCCTGAATGCGATTGGGATGACGAACGGCGATTACCTGGCCATTTTCCAGCAGCTCCTGCTGCCGGTGGCCCTGGAGTTTCAGCCGGAGCTGATTATCGTTTCGGCTGGCTACGATGCGGCCCTCGGTTGTCCGGAGGGCGAAATGGAGGTGACGCCGGCCTGCTATCCGCATCTGCTCAATCCCCTCCTGCGACTCGCCGACTCGCGGGTGGCCGTCGTCCTGGAGGGCGGCTATTGCCTGGACTCGCTGGCCGAGGGTGCCGCTTTGACCCTGCGCTCCCTGCTCGGCGATCCCTGCCCCCGACTGGTGGAGGTACTGCCTCTGCCGCGTCCCGAACTCACGCAGGCGCTGCTCAGCTGCATTGCCGTCCATCGGACGCACTGGCGCTGCCTGCAGCTGCAGCGAACCTATGATTCGAAGGAGTTGCTCGACCAGGAGAAGGCTCAAACGGACCTACACAAGCTGCTGCGCCTTTGGATAGGCGGACCACCGCCAGTGGATCGTTATCCCACCAGGGATACTGCTATTCCTCTGCCCCCCGAGAAGCTGGCCAGGAATGCGGCCCGTCTGCAGGTCCTCCGCACCGAAACAAAGCTATCGTTGCCCGCGGTGAGAGTCTGCTACTCGTACGACGCCCAGATGCTGCTCCACTGCAATCTCGACGATCCCGGCCATCCGGAGCAGCCATCGCGCGTCCAGCACATCCACAAGATGCACGAGGAGTACGGCCTGCTGGCCAGGATGAAGCAGCTAGCGCCGAGGGCGGCCACCACCGATGAAGTTTGCCTGGCCCACACGCGATCGCATGTGAATTCGGTGCGTCGACTGATGGGACGCGACCCGGAGGAACTGCATCGCGTGGCGGCGGGCTACAATTCGGTGTATCTGCATCCGCGCACCTTCGATTGCGCCACCTTGGCCGCCGGCGCCGTGCTCCAGGCGGTGGACAGTGTGCTGCGCGGCGAGTCGCGGCACGGCATCTGCAACGTTCGTCCGCCGGGCCATCATGCCGAGCAGGATCAGCCGCATGGCTTCTGTATCTTCAACAATGTGGCCATTGCGGCGCAGTATGCTATCAGGGATTTTGGTTTGGAACGTGTGCTTATTGTCGATTGGGATGTGCATCACGGCAACGGGACGCAGCACATCTTCGAGGCGAATCCCAAGGTGCTTTACATAAGCCTTCATCGCTACGAGCATGGAGCCTTCTTTCCCAAGGGACCCGACGGCAACTACGATGTGGTGGGCAAGGGAGCCGGACGGGGATTCAATGTGAATATACCCTGGAATAAG AAGGGCATGGGTGATTTGGAGTACGCTCTGGCCTTCCAGCAACTGATCATGCCCATTGCCTACGAGTTCAACCCGCAACTGGTCCTGGTCTCCGCGGGCTTCGATGCGGCCATCGGCGATCCGCTGGGCGGCTGCAAGGTGACGCCCGAGGGCTACGGCCTGCTCACCCATTGGCTCTCTGCGCTGGCCGGCGGCAGGATTGTCGTCTGCCTGGAGGGTGGCTACAATGTAAACTCCATTTCGTATGCCATGACCATGTGCACCAAGACGCTACTGGGCGATCCGGTGCCGACGCCCCAGCTGGGTGCAGTGGCTCTGCAGAAGCCGCCGACGGTGGCCCATCAGAGCTGCGTGGAATCGCTGCAGTCGTGCCTGGAGATTCAACGCAGCCACTGGCGGAGCTTGGAGTTTGTGGGCCGACGGTTGCCGGCCGGCGATTGTGTGGGCGAGAATAACAACGAGGATTTTCTTACCGCCTCCTTGCGACAGTTGAATATCTCAAATGACGACGCACCGGGGGCGGCGGGCGGCGCGGCCGGCGATCGGAACGCTTGCGGCGATGAGCGGCCCAGCGGCAGCAAGCCCAAAGTCAAGGTAAAAACGCTCACCGAGTATTTGGCCGAGAACAAGGAG CAATAG
- the HDAC6 gene encoding histone deacetylase 6 isoform X6: MSPPIVTRRSAQQAKIQTRAMASKSKGAAGATAATAAGVIGGGGGSSAGGGSGGISAADPRKANKPSAALLEAKRRARNMLKNQSNVMQECVTDIFQNAVDCKGAVRKPTALIYDESMSQHCCLWDKEHYECPERFTRVLERCRELNLAERCLELPSRSATKEEILRLHTEEHFERLKQTSGIRDDERMEDLSSRYDSIYIHPSTFELSLLATGSTIELVDHLIAGKAQNGMAIIRPPGHHAMKAEFNGYCFFNNVALAAQHALDVHKLQRILIIDYDVHHGQGTQRFFYNDPRVVYFSIHRFEHGSFWPHLQESDYHAIGSGAGRGYNFNVPLNAIGMTNGDYLAIFQQLLLPVALEFQPELIIVSAGYDAALGCPEGEMEVTPACYPHLLNPLLRLADSRVAVVLEGGYCLDSLAEGAALTLRSLLGDPCPRLVEVLPLPRPELTQALLSCIAVHRTHWRCLQLQRTYDSKELLDQEKAQTDLHKLLRLWIGGPPPVDRYPTRDTAIPLPPEKLARNAARLQVLRTETKLSLPAVRVCYSYDAQMLLHCNLDDPGHPEQPSRVQHIHKMHEEYGLLARMKQLAPRAATTDEVCLAHTRSHVNSVRRLMGRDPEELHRVAAGYNSVYLHPRTFDCATLAAGAVLQAVDSVLRGESRHGICNVRPPGHHAEQDQPHGFCIFNNVAIAAQYAIRDFGLERVLIVDWDVHHGNGTQHIFEANPKVLYISLHRYEHGAFFPKGPDGNYDVVGKGAGRGFNVNIPWNKKGMGDLEYALAFQQLIMPIAYEFNPQLVLVSAGFDAAIGDPLGGCKVTPEGYGLLTHWLSALAGGRIVVCLEGGYNVNSISYAMTMCTKTLLGDPVPTPQLGAVALQKPPTVAHQSCVESLQSCLEIQRSHWRSLEFVGRRLPAGDCVGENNNEDFLTASLRQLNISNDDAPGAAGGAAGDRNACGDERPSGSKPKVKVKTLTEYLAENKEQQ, translated from the exons ATG AGCCCGCCCATCGTCACGCGACGGAGCGCGCAGCAGGCCAAGATTCAGACGCGGGCAATGGCCAGTAAGTCGAAGGGAGCGGCGGGAGCGACGGCGGCGACGGCGGCCGGGGTgatcggcggcggcggcggctcctctgccggcggcggcagcggcggtaTCAGTGCCGCCGATCCGCGAAAGGCGAACAAACCGAGCGCAGCGCTCTTGGAGGCGAAACGTCGAGCGCGGAACATGCTCAAGAACCAGAGCAACGTCATGCAGGAGTGCGTCACGGATATATTCCAGAAT GCTGTCGATTGCAAGGGCGCTGTGCGAAAGCCCACGGCCCTCATCTACGACGAGTCGATGAGCCAGCACTGCTGTTTGTGGGACAAGGAGCACTACGAGTGCCCCGAGCGCTTCACACGCGTCCTGGAGCG CTGCCGCGAACTGAATCTGGCGGAGCGCTGCTTGGAGTTGCCCTCGCGATCGGCCACCAAGGAGGAGATTCTGCGGCTGCACACGGAGGAGCACTTTGAGCGCCTGAAGCAGACCTCGGGGATTCGTGATGACGAGCGCATGGAGGACCTGAGCTCCCGCTACGATTCAATCTACATTCATCCG TCCACATTCGAGCTTTCCCTGCTGGCCACCGGATCCACCATCGAGTTGGTGGACCATCTGATCGCTGGAAAGGCCCAGAATGGCATGGCCATCATCCGGCCGCCGGGTCATCATGCCATGAAGGCCGAGTTCAATGGCTATTGCTTCTTCAACAACGTGGCCCTGGCCGCCCAGCACGCCCTGGATGTCCACAAGCTGCAGCGCATCCTGATCATCGACTACGACGTCCATCATGGACAGGGAACGCAGAGGTTCTTCTACAACGATCCCAG GGTGGTCTACTTCTCGATCCATCGCTTCGAGCACGGCAGCTTCTGGCCGCACCTGCAGGAGTCGGATTACCATGCCATCGGATCGGGAGCGGGCAGGGGCTACAACTTCAATGTGCCCCTGAATGCGATTGGGATGACGAACGGCGATTACCTGGCCATTTTCCAGCAGCTCCTGCTGCCGGTGGCCCTGGAGTTTCAGCCGGAGCTGATTATCGTTTCGGCTGGCTACGATGCGGCCCTCGGTTGTCCGGAGGGCGAAATGGAGGTGACGCCGGCCTGCTATCCGCATCTGCTCAATCCCCTCCTGCGACTCGCCGACTCGCGGGTGGCCGTCGTCCTGGAGGGCGGCTATTGCCTGGACTCGCTGGCCGAGGGTGCCGCTTTGACCCTGCGCTCCCTGCTCGGCGATCCCTGCCCCCGACTGGTGGAGGTACTGCCTCTGCCGCGTCCCGAACTCACGCAGGCGCTGCTCAGCTGCATTGCCGTCCATCGGACGCACTGGCGCTGCCTGCAGCTGCAGCGAACCTATGATTCGAAGGAGTTGCTCGACCAGGAGAAGGCTCAAACGGACCTACACAAGCTGCTGCGCCTTTGGATAGGCGGACCACCGCCAGTGGATCGTTATCCCACCAGGGATACTGCTATTCCTCTGCCCCCCGAGAAGCTGGCCAGGAATGCGGCCCGTCTGCAGGTCCTCCGCACCGAAACAAAGCTATCGTTGCCCGCGGTGAGAGTCTGCTACTCGTACGACGCCCAGATGCTGCTCCACTGCAATCTCGACGATCCCGGCCATCCGGAGCAGCCATCGCGCGTCCAGCACATCCACAAGATGCACGAGGAGTACGGCCTGCTGGCCAGGATGAAGCAGCTAGCGCCGAGGGCGGCCACCACCGATGAAGTTTGCCTGGCCCACACGCGATCGCATGTGAATTCGGTGCGTCGACTGATGGGACGCGACCCGGAGGAACTGCATCGCGTGGCGGCGGGCTACAATTCGGTGTATCTGCATCCGCGCACCTTCGATTGCGCCACCTTGGCCGCCGGCGCCGTGCTCCAGGCGGTGGACAGTGTGCTGCGCGGCGAGTCGCGGCACGGCATCTGCAACGTTCGTCCGCCGGGCCATCATGCCGAGCAGGATCAGCCGCATGGCTTCTGTATCTTCAACAATGTGGCCATTGCGGCGCAGTATGCTATCAGGGATTTTGGTTTGGAACGTGTGCTTATTGTCGATTGGGATGTGCATCACGGCAACGGGACGCAGCACATCTTCGAGGCGAATCCCAAGGTGCTTTACATAAGCCTTCATCGCTACGAGCATGGAGCCTTCTTTCCCAAGGGACCCGACGGCAACTACGATGTGGTGGGCAAGGGAGCCGGACGGGGATTCAATGTGAATATACCCTGGAATAAG AAGGGCATGGGTGATTTGGAGTACGCTCTGGCCTTCCAGCAACTGATCATGCCCATTGCCTACGAGTTCAACCCGCAACTGGTCCTGGTCTCCGCGGGCTTCGATGCGGCCATCGGCGATCCGCTGGGCGGCTGCAAGGTGACGCCCGAGGGCTACGGCCTGCTCACCCATTGGCTCTCTGCGCTGGCCGGCGGCAGGATTGTCGTCTGCCTGGAGGGTGGCTACAATGTAAACTCCATTTCGTATGCCATGACCATGTGCACCAAGACGCTACTGGGCGATCCGGTGCCGACGCCCCAGCTGGGTGCAGTGGCTCTGCAGAAGCCGCCGACGGTGGCCCATCAGAGCTGCGTGGAATCGCTGCAGTCGTGCCTGGAGATTCAACGCAGCCACTGGCGGAGCTTGGAGTTTGTGGGCCGACGGTTGCCGGCCGGCGATTGTGTGGGCGAGAATAACAACGAGGATTTTCTTACCGCCTCCTTGCGACAGTTGAATATCTCAAATGACGACGCACCGGGGGCGGCGGGCGGCGCGGCCGGCGATCGGAACGCTTGCGGCGATGAGCGGCCCAGCGGCAGCAAGCCCAAAGTCAAGGTAAAAACGCTCACCGAGTATTTGGCCGAGAACAAGGAG CAGCAATAG
- the HDAC6 gene encoding histone deacetylase 6 isoform X2 — protein MSPPIVTRRSAQQAKIQTRAMASKSKGAAGATAATAAGVIGGGGGSSAGGGSGGISAADPRKANKPSAALLEAKRRARNMLKNQSNVMQECVTDIFQNAVDCKGAVRKPTALIYDESMSQHCCLWDKEHYECPERFTRVLERCRELNLAERCLELPSRSATKEEILRLHTEEHFERLKQTSGIRDDERMEDLSSRYDSIYIHPSTFELSLLATGSTIELVDHLIAGKAQNGMAIIRPPGHHAMKAEFNGYCFFNNVALAAQHALDVHKLQRILIIDYDVHHGQGTQRFFYNDPRVVYFSIHRFEHGSFWPHLQESDYHAIGSGAGRGYNFNVPLNAIGMTNGDYLAIFQQLLLPVALEFQPELIIVSAGYDAALGCPEGEMEVTPACYPHLLNPLLRLADSRVAVVLEGGYCLDSLAEGAALTLRSLLGDPCPRLVEVLPLPRPELTQALLSCIAVHRTHWRCLQLQRTYDSKELLDQEKAQTDLHKLLRLWIGGPPPVDRYPTRDTAIPLPPEKLARNAARLQVLRTETKLSLPAVRVCYSYDAQMLLHCNLDDPGHPEQPSRVQHIHKMHEEYGLLARMKQLAPRAATTDEVCLAHTRSHVNSVRRLMGRDPEELHRVAAGYNSVYLHPRTFDCATLAAGAVLQAVDSVLRGESRHGICNVRPPGHHAEQDQPHGFCIFNNVAIAAQYAIRDFGLERVLIVDWDVHHGNGTQHIFEANPKVLYISLHRYEHGAFFPKGPDGNYDVVGKGAGRGFNVNIPWNKKGMGDLEYALAFQQLIMPIAYEFNPQLVLVSAGFDAAIGDPLGGCKVTPEGYGLLTHWLSALAGGRIVVCLEGGYNVNSISYAMTMCTKTLLGDPVPTPQLGAVALQKPPTVAHQSCVESLQSCLEIQRSHWRSLEFVGRRLPAGDCVGENNNEDFLTASLRQLNISNDDAPGAAGGAAGDRNACGDERPSGSKPKVKVKTLTEYLAENKEALEQNEMFAVYPLKTCPHLSLLRPEEAPQSIDSGAACSVCGSTGENWVCLGCRLVGCGRYMGGHMELHSAEAQHPLAMSQADLSVWCYACSSYVDHPRLYAYLNPLHVDKFQEPMAWTHGCPRREDGCYPLGADGRDDDEDLAGSSGLCLRLERNN, from the exons ATG AGCCCGCCCATCGTCACGCGACGGAGCGCGCAGCAGGCCAAGATTCAGACGCGGGCAATGGCCAGTAAGTCGAAGGGAGCGGCGGGAGCGACGGCGGCGACGGCGGCCGGGGTgatcggcggcggcggcggctcctctgccggcggcggcagcggcggtaTCAGTGCCGCCGATCCGCGAAAGGCGAACAAACCGAGCGCAGCGCTCTTGGAGGCGAAACGTCGAGCGCGGAACATGCTCAAGAACCAGAGCAACGTCATGCAGGAGTGCGTCACGGATATATTCCAGAAT GCTGTCGATTGCAAGGGCGCTGTGCGAAAGCCCACGGCCCTCATCTACGACGAGTCGATGAGCCAGCACTGCTGTTTGTGGGACAAGGAGCACTACGAGTGCCCCGAGCGCTTCACACGCGTCCTGGAGCG CTGCCGCGAACTGAATCTGGCGGAGCGCTGCTTGGAGTTGCCCTCGCGATCGGCCACCAAGGAGGAGATTCTGCGGCTGCACACGGAGGAGCACTTTGAGCGCCTGAAGCAGACCTCGGGGATTCGTGATGACGAGCGCATGGAGGACCTGAGCTCCCGCTACGATTCAATCTACATTCATCCG TCCACATTCGAGCTTTCCCTGCTGGCCACCGGATCCACCATCGAGTTGGTGGACCATCTGATCGCTGGAAAGGCCCAGAATGGCATGGCCATCATCCGGCCGCCGGGTCATCATGCCATGAAGGCCGAGTTCAATGGCTATTGCTTCTTCAACAACGTGGCCCTGGCCGCCCAGCACGCCCTGGATGTCCACAAGCTGCAGCGCATCCTGATCATCGACTACGACGTCCATCATGGACAGGGAACGCAGAGGTTCTTCTACAACGATCCCAG GGTGGTCTACTTCTCGATCCATCGCTTCGAGCACGGCAGCTTCTGGCCGCACCTGCAGGAGTCGGATTACCATGCCATCGGATCGGGAGCGGGCAGGGGCTACAACTTCAATGTGCCCCTGAATGCGATTGGGATGACGAACGGCGATTACCTGGCCATTTTCCAGCAGCTCCTGCTGCCGGTGGCCCTGGAGTTTCAGCCGGAGCTGATTATCGTTTCGGCTGGCTACGATGCGGCCCTCGGTTGTCCGGAGGGCGAAATGGAGGTGACGCCGGCCTGCTATCCGCATCTGCTCAATCCCCTCCTGCGACTCGCCGACTCGCGGGTGGCCGTCGTCCTGGAGGGCGGCTATTGCCTGGACTCGCTGGCCGAGGGTGCCGCTTTGACCCTGCGCTCCCTGCTCGGCGATCCCTGCCCCCGACTGGTGGAGGTACTGCCTCTGCCGCGTCCCGAACTCACGCAGGCGCTGCTCAGCTGCATTGCCGTCCATCGGACGCACTGGCGCTGCCTGCAGCTGCAGCGAACCTATGATTCGAAGGAGTTGCTCGACCAGGAGAAGGCTCAAACGGACCTACACAAGCTGCTGCGCCTTTGGATAGGCGGACCACCGCCAGTGGATCGTTATCCCACCAGGGATACTGCTATTCCTCTGCCCCCCGAGAAGCTGGCCAGGAATGCGGCCCGTCTGCAGGTCCTCCGCACCGAAACAAAGCTATCGTTGCCCGCGGTGAGAGTCTGCTACTCGTACGACGCCCAGATGCTGCTCCACTGCAATCTCGACGATCCCGGCCATCCGGAGCAGCCATCGCGCGTCCAGCACATCCACAAGATGCACGAGGAGTACGGCCTGCTGGCCAGGATGAAGCAGCTAGCGCCGAGGGCGGCCACCACCGATGAAGTTTGCCTGGCCCACACGCGATCGCATGTGAATTCGGTGCGTCGACTGATGGGACGCGACCCGGAGGAACTGCATCGCGTGGCGGCGGGCTACAATTCGGTGTATCTGCATCCGCGCACCTTCGATTGCGCCACCTTGGCCGCCGGCGCCGTGCTCCAGGCGGTGGACAGTGTGCTGCGCGGCGAGTCGCGGCACGGCATCTGCAACGTTCGTCCGCCGGGCCATCATGCCGAGCAGGATCAGCCGCATGGCTTCTGTATCTTCAACAATGTGGCCATTGCGGCGCAGTATGCTATCAGGGATTTTGGTTTGGAACGTGTGCTTATTGTCGATTGGGATGTGCATCACGGCAACGGGACGCAGCACATCTTCGAGGCGAATCCCAAGGTGCTTTACATAAGCCTTCATCGCTACGAGCATGGAGCCTTCTTTCCCAAGGGACCCGACGGCAACTACGATGTGGTGGGCAAGGGAGCCGGACGGGGATTCAATGTGAATATACCCTGGAATAAG AAGGGCATGGGTGATTTGGAGTACGCTCTGGCCTTCCAGCAACTGATCATGCCCATTGCCTACGAGTTCAACCCGCAACTGGTCCTGGTCTCCGCGGGCTTCGATGCGGCCATCGGCGATCCGCTGGGCGGCTGCAAGGTGACGCCCGAGGGCTACGGCCTGCTCACCCATTGGCTCTCTGCGCTGGCCGGCGGCAGGATTGTCGTCTGCCTGGAGGGTGGCTACAATGTAAACTCCATTTCGTATGCCATGACCATGTGCACCAAGACGCTACTGGGCGATCCGGTGCCGACGCCCCAGCTGGGTGCAGTGGCTCTGCAGAAGCCGCCGACGGTGGCCCATCAGAGCTGCGTGGAATCGCTGCAGTCGTGCCTGGAGATTCAACGCAGCCACTGGCGGAGCTTGGAGTTTGTGGGCCGACGGTTGCCGGCCGGCGATTGTGTGGGCGAGAATAACAACGAGGATTTTCTTACCGCCTCCTTGCGACAGTTGAATATCTCAAATGACGACGCACCGGGGGCGGCGGGCGGCGCGGCCGGCGATCGGAACGCTTGCGGCGATGAGCGGCCCAGCGGCAGCAAGCCCAAAGTCAAGGTAAAAACGCTCACCGAGTATTTGGCCGAGAACAAGGAG GCCCTCGAGCAGAATGAGATGTTCGCCGTGTATCCGCTCAAGACGTGCCCGCATTTGAGTCTCCTGCGACCGGAGGAGGCGCCGCAAT CAATAGACAGCGGGGCGGCGTGCAGCGTTTGCGGATCGACGGGGGAGAACTGGGTGTGTCTGGGCTGCCGGCTGGTGGGCTGCGGTCGCTACATGGGCGGCCACATGGAGCTGCACTCGGCGGAGGCACAGCATCCGCTGGCGATGAGCCAGGCGGACCTCTCGGTGTGGTGCTATGCGTGCTCCTCGTACGTGGATCATCCCCGCCTGTATGCCTATCTCAATCCGCTGCATGTGGACAAGTTCCAGGAGCCGATGGCCTGGACACATGGCTGTCCGCGGCGTGAGGATGGCTGCTATCCCTTGGGAGCCGACGGTCGGGATGATGATGAGGATTTGGCCGGGAGCAGCGGCCTCTGCCTGCGGCTGGAGCGCAACAACTGA